The region TCTCTTTGAATGCCTCCAAGGTTAATAGGTTCATAAAAATGCCTTCATCTACCAGTATCCGTTTTACTAGGTGATTTCTGATTATGGCTTCTATCACCAACGCATCGTTGTGTGGTCCCTTCACGCGATGTCCATCGTCTGGCCCGAACGATATCTCAGGGATTACTTCTCTTCCAATTGCGAACACCGTGGCCGACCCTCTTctgttccttttctttttctgattACTGTTGTAGGGCTCTCCTCCTTCTATCACGTTTACTACGCCTGCGACCTCTTTCTGCTCCTTGTTTTGTTCCTCTTTCTCTGTTGACTCCCCTTTCCTTTTGTCTCCGGGTCTGTCGTTGACAAACTTCTTCAAAAGTCCAGACTGAATTAACTGCTCTATTTCTCTCTTGAGGTCCCAGCATCTGTCCGTGTCGTGGCCATAGCCCTCGTGGAAACGACAGTATTTGCTCTTGTCTCTCTGGATGTCAGGATCCATCTTCCGGGGTGTGTTGAACATCACTCGGTTTTGTTTCATCCAGCTGAGTATGTATAATGGGGCTTTATTTAACGGGGTGAAATCGTAGGGTCTGTGCCCTGCGCCATATCGCTGAGTCCGTGgcctttcttcttccttttttccTCGATATCTGGAACTATCCTGCTTGGTGTGCTCATGTTGTTTCGTGAGGGTTCTTCGGGCTTCGTCTAGTTCCACATATTTATGAGCGATTAGCATTAACTCTTGAAAGGTGGTTGGCTTTTTCATCAGGATCTTGTCACGGAGTTCTTCAAAATTTTTTCCCATTTTCATTGCTTCGATGGCTGTGTCATGGTTCAGGTTTTCGATTTGAACTGCTTCCTTGTTGAATCTTTCTACGAAATTTTTGAGGGTCTCCTGCTCTCCTTGCTTGCACTTCCTCAAGTCGCTGGAGCTCTTCTGCATGGTGATATTTGTTCTGAACCTTGCTTTGAATGCTGATGCTAAGTCGGAGAAAGAACTTATTGACCCTGCCTTGAGACATGAGTACCATTTTTGCGCCGATGCTTTTAACGTCGCAGGGAACACTCTACACAGTATAGGATCAGTTACATCTTGTAGCATCATGATTGTCTTAAACTTCGAGATGTGGCTTTTCGGATCTCCTGTTCCAT is a window of Mercurialis annua linkage group LG2, ddMerAnnu1.2, whole genome shotgun sequence DNA encoding:
- the LOC126668376 gene encoding uncharacterized protein LOC126668376, with product MPGKHSKDAESHSSNKRKGSDERSNIDEKIKNAMKKYQKEGEGTEEEREDENSPLNSEIQSVRFPSRFILPTFEPFDGTGDPKSHISKFKTIMMLQDVTDPILCRVFPATLKASAQKWYSCLKAGSISSFSDLASAFKARFRTNITMQKSSSDLRKCKQGEQETLKNFVERFNKEAVQIENLNHDTAIEAMKMGKNFEELRDKILMKKPTTFQELMLIAHKYVELDEARRTLTKQHEHTKQDSSRYRGKKEEERPRTQRYGAGHRPYDFTPLNKAPLYILSWMKQNRVMFNTPRKMDPDIQRDKSKYCRFHEGYGHDTDRCWDLKREIEQLIQSGLLKKFVNDRPGDKRKGESTEKEEQNKEQKEVAGVVNVIEGGEPYNSNQKKKRNRRGSATVFAIGREVIPEISFGPDDGHRVKGPHNDALVIEAIIRNHLVKRILVDEGIFMNLLTLEAFKEMKGSATDLRKSSVPLVGLGGAPIRPEGTVSLYVELGNRSEGPVKKMHAQFNVVDLPLAYNSILGRQFLYQSGAVTSIRLLTLKMPTSSGIVVVRGDQEMAKECCLVTTKEDESLTIEEFPGDAVEEEESQGAEPVGVMKELHLTETKTVNVGTDVPEKIAQELTGILKKNVESFATEPTEIVGIDPKVASHKLNVIPGSVPKVQRRGDSLRRGRR